The nucleotide sequence CAAGAACCAAAAAGTCAAACTGACGCCCAAAAGAAAGATGAATGCGTAAAAGTGACTCGGCACAAGGCGGTAGCTTTCAATAAAGTTTAGTACGCCGCTGGTGAATAAAATGCCGGCGATGAGCCGCCCACCAAGGGAATTCTTTTGCATGAAAATTGGAGCAAATGCGGCGGCCAAAAACCACTCTCTGTCTGCTTATGAGATTTTTCTCCCATGATTTATTTTTGCTTGCAAATTAGCTTATTTTCTCGTAAATTTCAGATAGTATTTGTAACATTCTTTTTTGCTTGGTCGTTCGTTGTTGCTTTTGTAAATTAAAAGAGGAATCTCTCGATGAAAATTTATCTTGATGTCTGTTGTTTGAATCGGCCTTTTGACGATCAAACGCAGGATAGAATTCATTTGGAAGCGGAGGCTATTTTATCTATCATGAAATTTATCGAAATTGGCCAGTGGCGTTTAGTAAATAGCGATGGTATTTTTTATGAGATAAACAAGATTCCCGATCCGGAAAGAAAAGCGAAAGTGCAATTCATGCTTTCAAAAGCGATCGATTACGTTCAAATCAATGAAGGAATATTAGAAAGAGCTAAACAAATACAAGAATTGGGCGTTAAAAGTTTCGATGCACTGCACATAGCCTGCGCTGAAAGCGGGCCGGCGGATATTTTTCTGACTACCGATGATCAGCTCTTAAAAAAATTGCGTCAAAATTTTGACAAAATAAATGTAAAAGTGAATAATCCATTAGATTGGATTAAGGAGATCATATAATGGAAGCGAAAGCAAAAAAACAAACCCTGCAAGAAATACGCATTGCCGGCATAGAAGCTTTAGGGCAAAATCTTGGCGTGGTGGGTATGATTCGATTTCTGCAATACGGAGACAAAGGGCACGGAGATTATTCCAAAGAAAGACATACCTGGTTAGGGAATCCTGATTTTAAAGAAATTGCAAATGAAATCGAAAAGATAAGAAAATAAAACGGCTATTTTAAGTAGTTAGGTTTTGAGTCTGAAATGGGGTCGGCGCCTTATATCAAAGATGAAGCCGCCTGGGGTAGACAGGGCACGGATGTTAGGCTGCTCTACATCCCGCGGGAAGCCTTTCAAACGAACGGTGGATTTTGATTATGAGGATAAAAAAGAAATTATTTGGGTTGAAGAAGATAGTGAGGTAAAAGAAGTCCGGACGGACAATTATATTTTTGAAAATATCTGGCAACCTTTCAGGACTAATAAGAATTAAAAAATAGAATTGACCACTGTGCCATGTATTTTTGAGAAAGCGGATATATTTAAAATATTGGCAAGAGTGGGGATATTTAGGTCGGACGCCAATTCCGCTGGCGTTCTTTTGGCGTCCTTGACTCCCCCGTCACTTCCTAACAAAAATCAAAAACACTCCCCCCAAAATAATCGACACCGGCAACAGAATATCGGCAACGGGGCTGTGCCATTCGACGGACAGTACAAAAAATGAAAAAATAGCCGTCAACATGGCGACGTAGCTGGCCCAGTCGAGTCGATTCTGTTCATCGCGGATGAGGTACAAGAACCAAAAAGTCAAACTGACGCCCAAAAGAAAGATGAATGCGTAAAAGTGACTCTCGGCACAAGGCGGTAGCTTTCAATAAAGTTTAGTGCGCCGCTGGTGAATAAAATGCCGGCAATGAGCGCCGCCCACCAACGGGAATTTTTTTGGTAAAATATTGAAGCAAATGCAGCGGCTAAAAACCACAAGATAATAATACCAATCCAGTCGCCGGGAAGCCCGGCGATGGCGTTTATCCAAAAAAGGGCACCGCCAACCAGAAATCCCAATCCGACCCAAAGCGGGCCTTTGCGGTTTTTGTCGATGCGGTAAACTCGCAACAGCAGAGCTCCCAGCACAATGAATGCCAATCCCCACCAGAAATTTTCATCAATATTCAGCCAGCCCAGGTTATCGATCAGAATGATTAATCCCAACAAAATAGCGCCTAATCCAAAATAAAACTTCGCCGGATATTTTCGCATGGTATACTCCAATTTTTATCTTCTGTTTTTTCTTTGACATACGTCAAACAATTTGTTTTGTTTCGAGCAGCAGCCTGGCTATTTATTTTTTAGTTCATCCCAGGTCTCATAAGCCCGGCGCAGATGCGGGATGGTAATCGAACCGCCGACGACGAGAGCAATGGAAAGCGCTTCTTCCAGTTCCCCGTCGGAAACTTTTTCTTCAAAACAGCGAATAATGTGATATTTCACACAGTCATCGCAACGCAGCACCAGCGAGGCGACGAGTCCCATCATTTCCTTTGTCTTTTTCGGCAGAGCGCCTTCGCGGTAAACCTGTCCGTCGAGGCTGAAAAATCGTTTTGTCTCCAGGTCCGCATATTTGAAAACCAGATCATTTAAACGCAGCCTTTCCTGCTGCCATTGTTCAATAGACTGCTCGCTCATGACAATTTTCTCCTGAGTTTTCTTTTTGCTTGCAAATTAGCTTATTTTCTGTTAAATTTCAAGTACTATTTGTAACAACTTTTGCGACCCGAACGTTCCTGTAAAAAACCAACAATTTCAAAAATATTGAGGTTTGATAAATGAAGAAAATCGGATTCGCTTCTTTTCTGCTTACCCTTTTGTTCTTAACTTCGTGGAACTGTTCTATTTTTCAGTCTGAGCAATCAAAAACAGTAAAAAAAATCGAAGAATACATGACCCGCCTTGAGAAAACGGGCTTTTCCGGTTCACTGTTAGTGGCGAAGAACAACAAAATCTGGCTCGCGCGCGGCTATGGCTTTGCCAATTACGAAAAGAAAATCCCGTTCACGGAAAATACAGTATCTACGATCGGCTCCATCACCAAACAATTCACCGCCGCCGCTATTTTGAAATTGCAGGAACAAGGGAAACTGTCCGTGAAAGATCCTATCAATAAATATTTTTCTGACGTCCCGGAGGACAAACAAAAAATCACGCTGCACCATTTGTTGACTCACAGCGCTGGTTTTCCCGGAGCCATCGGCGAAGATTTTGAAAAAATTGACAGGGACAAATTCATTCGCCGCGCCATGGAAACCCCGTTGCTTTTTCAGCCCGGAACTTCGTACAAATATTCTAACGTGGGCTACAGCTTGCTGGGCGCCATCATTGAAATTGTCAGTGGCGAGAATTACGAAACCTACCTGCGAAAGAATCTGTTCGCGCCCGCCGGACTGACGCGCACCGGCTATCGTTTGCCGCACTGGATTCCAGATTCCCTGGCGCACGGCTACCGCCGCGGGAGCGACTGGGGTACTCTTCTTGATCATCCGCAAGCTCCGGACGGACCTTACTGGAATTTGCGCGCCAACGGGGGAATTTTGTCCACGGTGAAAGACCTTTACAAATGGCATCTGGCGCTGAAGGGAAACGCTGTACTTTCAGATTCGTCAAAGTGGCTCTATTACTACCCTCACGTGCGCGAAGGTGAAAATGCGGAATCGTATTACGGCTACGGTTGGGCGCTTTTTACCACCAATCGCGGCACTAAACTCATTGCTCACGACGGCGGAAATACGATTTTCGCCGCTGACTTTCGCCGCTATGTGGACGAGAATGTCGTAATTATCGCCATGTCAAATATTGCCGGGAAACCGGCTTTCCGCATCACCGGAGACATTGCGTGTATCGTTTTCAACGAGCCGTACGATCTGCCGCCGGAGAAAGAAGAAATTTTGTCGTTAAATCAATTGCAGAAATCACCGATAGGCGTTCATGCCCTGGCGCTTTTGACAATTTATCGCATCAAGAACAAGGATGCGACGCAAGCACTCATTGAACAACATTTTGCGCCCGA is from Calditrichota bacterium and encodes:
- a CDS encoding beta-lactamase family protein is translated as MKKIGFASFLLTLLFLTSWNCSIFQSEQSKTVKKIEEYMTRLEKTGFSGSLLVAKNNKIWLARGYGFANYEKKIPFTENTVSTIGSITKQFTAAAILKLQEQGKLSVKDPINKYFSDVPEDKQKITLHHLLTHSAGFPGAIGEDFEKIDRDKFIRRAMETPLLFQPGTSYKYSNVGYSLLGAIIEIVSGENYETYLRKNLFAPAGLTRTGYRLPHWIPDSLAHGYRRGSDWGTLLDHPQAPDGPYWNLRANGGILSTVKDLYKWHLALKGNAVLSDSSKWLYYYPHVREGENAESYYGYGWALFTTNRGTKLIAHDGGNTIFAADFRRYVDENVVIIAMSNIAGKPAFRITGDIACIVFNEPYDLPPEKEEILSLNQLQKSPIGVHALALLTIYRIKNKDATQALIEQHFAPDFLKRVTMERLLKMIENDRRKIGNVLLQKITKTGDNRLTLKVQSKSTGEWWEIALKFEKKTPHRINGIGVTDTMPE
- a CDS encoding type II toxin-antitoxin system VapC family toxin; the protein is MKIYLDVCCLNRPFDDQTQDRIHLEAEAILSIMKFIEIGQWRLVNSDGIFYEINKIPDPERKAKVQFMLSKAIDYVQINEGILERAKQIQELGVKSFDALHIACAESGPADIFLTTDDQLLKKLRQNFDKINVKVNNPLDWIKEII
- a CDS encoding carboxymuconolactone decarboxylase family protein — translated: MSEQSIEQWQQERLRLNDLVFKYADLETKRFFSLDGQVYREGALPKKTKEMMGLVASLVLRCDDCVKYHIIRCFEEKVSDGELEEALSIALVVGGSITIPHLRRAYETWDELKNK
- a CDS encoding solute carrier organic anion transporter, whose amino-acid sequence is MRKYPAKFYFGLGAILLGLIILIDNLGWLNIDENFWWGLAFIVLGALLLRVYRIDKNRKGPLWVGLGFLVGGALFWINAIAGLPGDWIGIIILWFLAAAFASIFYQKNSRWWAALIAGILFTSGALNFIESYRLVPRVTFTHSSFFWASV